A stretch of Carya illinoinensis cultivar Pawnee chromosome 14, C.illinoinensisPawnee_v1, whole genome shotgun sequence DNA encodes these proteins:
- the LOC122294036 gene encoding transcription repressor MYB5 has protein sequence MRNPSSSSSTAAAAKGGSGSTTTPCCSKVGLKRGPWTPEEDELLSNYINKEGEGRWRTLPKRAGLLRCGKSCRLRWMNYLRPNVKRGQIAPDEEDLILRLHRLLGNRWSLIAGRIPGRTDNEIKNYWNTHLSKKLISQGIDPRTHKPLNHDSSPVINAKATSSKINRLPNPNPNPTSPVVTDDTPNSDSGTPIKENPYLQSANLDQYRASGPRTVAVGYTNNLPNSDGSGMGLKSNNGFSSTEEEDDINYCSDDVFSSFLNSLINEDGFAAQHQLQQQATTGIAPVSDPLLSINVSSFGLGAGWESAIMSSSFNQNDPKRVNDQI, from the exons ATGAGGAACCCATCGTCGTCGTCGTCTACAGCAGCAGCTGCAAAAGGAGGGTCTGGGTCTACCACGACTCCCTGCTGCAGTAAGGTGGGACTGAAGAGAGGGCCTTGGACGCCGGAGGAGGACGAGCTTCTCTCCAATTACATCAACAAGGAAGGGGAGGGACGCTGGCGGACCCTCCCCAAGCGTGCCGGCCTTCTCCGCTGCGGCAAGAGCTGCCGCCTCCGCTGGATGAACTATCTTCGTCCCAACGTCAAGCGCGGCCAGATCGCTCCCGACGAAGAAGATCTCATTCTTCGTCTCCATCGCCTCCTCGGCAACCG GTGGTCTCTGATAGCTGGGAGAATTCCAGGACGTACAGACAATGAGATAAAGAATTACTGGAACACTCACCTCAGCAAAAAGTTGATCAGCCAAGGCATAGATCCAAGAACCCATAAGCCTCTAAACCATGACTCCTCCCCCGTCATCAATGCCAAAGCTACTTCATCAAAAATCAATCGCCTCCCGAACCCTAATCCTAATCCCACTTCTCCGGTTGTTACAGATGACACTCCCAACAGTGACAGTGGAACCCCCATCAAGGAAAATCCATACTTGCAGAGTGCTAATTTGGATCAGTATCGAGCCTCTGGGCCGAGAACGGTAGCCGTTGGCTATACTAATAATTTGCCGAACTCAGATGGTTCCGGGATGGGCTTGAAAAGCAACAATGGATTCAGCAGtactgaagaagaagatgacataAACTACTGCTCGGATGACGTATTCTCTTCATTCCTGAACTCCTTGATCAATGAAGATGGATTCGCCGCCCAACATCAATTGCAGCAACAGGCTACTACTGGCATTGCACCAGTTTCTGACCCTTTGCTTTCGATCAATGTATCGAGTTTTGGACTTGGTGCAGGCTGGGAGTCTGCAATCATGTCTTCCAGTTTCAACCAAAATGACCCCAAGAGGGTTAACGATCAGATTTAG